In Buchananella sp. 14KM1171, the genomic stretch TCAATATCTCCGCTTAGCGGGAAAATGGGGCGGCCGGTGAGCAACCGGCCGCCCCAACCTTTTGCCCGCGACCAGATTCCCTCCATGCCGAACATGCGCGCCTCTCACAGCCCCTCCCGCCCAGCCAAGCACACTCCTGCCGCCTCCCCGGGCGCGGCCAGCCCCGCGCCGCCCTCCCCCGCTGACCGCGTGCGCCAGCTGGTGGCCGCTCACCGCTCCGCCCTGGCCGTGGTGGCCGTGGGCATCGGCGTGCTGGTGGGCCTGGCCTCCGTCCTGTTCGACCTGATGATCCGGGGCTGGTCCTGGCTGGGCACGGGCTACGCCGACTACGCCGGCCACGCCGGGGCAGCCCACAGCTGGCTGGGGCTGCCCGCCTGGGTATTCCTGCTGTTCCTGCCGGTCATCTCCGCGCTCCTGTACGGCCCGCTGGTGGCCCGCTTCGCGCCCTCCGCGCGCGGGCACGGCATCCCCGAGGTGATGCTGGCGGTGGCCAAGAACGGCGGGCGCATCCCCGGGCGCGTGGCGGTGGTCAAGCTGATCGCCTCCTCCCTCACCATCGGCGGCGGTGGCTCGGCCGGCCGCGAGGGCCCGATCGTGCAGGTGGGCGCCGCCCTAGGCTCCTCGATCGCCGGGGGCCTGCGCCTACCCACCTCCCGCGTGGTGCTCCTGGCCGCAGCCGGCGCCGCCGGTGGCATCGCCGCCACCTTCCACGCGCCGCTGGCCGGGGCCGTGTTCGCCCTGGAGGTGATCCTGGCGGCCTTCTCTGCGGAGTCCTTTGGCTACGTGGTGCTTTCTTCCGTCGCTGCCTCCGTCACGGCGCGCGCCATCCAGGGCTCGCACACGATGGTGGACATCGGGGCCAGCCTGACCATGACGGACCTGACCGACATGGGCTGGGTGGCCCTGGTGGGCGTCGGGGCCGGCCTGGTGGGGCTGGGCTTTTCCAAGCTGCTCTACCTGATAGAGGACGCCATCGACTGGCTGTGGGGATTCCTGCGCCTGCCGGAGTGGTCCCGCCCCGCCGTGCTCGGCCTGGTGCTGGGGGCGGGGTTGGTGGCCGCGCCGGTGCTCTACGGCTCGGGCGGCTCGGTGCAGCTGGCCGCCCTGAGCGGGCAGTACTCGATCGGCGTGCTGCTCCTGCTGGTGCTGGGCCGGGCCATCTACACCTCCTGGACCATCGGCATGGGCGGGTCGGGTGGAGTGTTTGCCCCCACCCTGTTCCTGGGGGCGCTGGCCGGTAGCGCCTTCGGGCAGGCGATCGCCTACCTGACTGACGCCTCCCCGGCCGTCTACGGCGTGATCGGCATGGGGGCGGCCTTCGCGGGCGCGGCCCGGGCCCCGCTGACCGGCGTGCTCATCATCGTGGAGATGACCGAGCAGTACTCGCTTATCCTTCCGCTCATGCTGGCGGTGGTGCTGGCCACGGCCGCCTCCCGCTACCTCACCCGCGCCACTATCTACACCGAGAAGCTGCGCCGCCGGGGCGACGCGCTTACCCAGCCGGTGGACCGCACCCTGCTGGGCCGGCGCAGCGCCCAGCAGCTGATGGGGGCCGTGCCCGCCGTCCTCTCCCCCGCCACCACGCTCGACGAGGCCGCCCGCACCATGCGCCAGGCCGGAGTGAGCGCCCTGCCGGTCTGCCGGGGCGGCTCCCTGGAGGGCGAGTTCCTGGGGGTGGTGACCGCCCTGGATCTGGCCTTGGCCGCCGACGTTGCGCCCACCGCCCCCACCCTGGCCACCCTGCCGCTCAACCACGTGAGCGTGCCCGCGCACTGCCTGCCCTCGCAGGTGCTCAAGCGGCTTTTGCCGGGCGGCCCGGAGGGCGTGCCGGTGCTGGACGACGCCGGGTGCGTGATCGGCTGGATCTCCCAGCCCGACCTGGTGGGCAAGATGCGCCGGGCCCAGCTGCGGGCCCTGGAGCAGGGCAAGCAGTCCTCGTGGGGATCGCGCTTCCTGGACAGGCGGCGCGCCCGACGCTGAGGCTCACCGGGCTTTCCCGGCACAAGGCGGCGGCCCGGCTGGATCTCTCCCGCCGGGCCGCCACTCTTCGCGCACCCCAGGTTTCTACGCGGAGGCCAGCTGGCGCAGCACGTACTGCAGGATGCCGCCGTGGCGGAAGTAGTCCGCCTCGCCGGGGGTGTCGATGCGCACCACCGCGTCGAACTCGATGGCCTGGCCGCCCTCGCGCTGCGCGCGCACGTGCACGGTCTTGGGGGTGACGCCCTCGTTGAGCGCTTCGATGCCGGTGATGGTGAAGGTCTCCTCACCGGTCAGGCCCAGGGTGTCGCGGGTCTGTCCGGCCGGGAACTGCAGCGGCAGCACGCCCATGCCGATCAGGTTGGAGCGGTGGATGCGCTCGAAGGACTCCACGATGACGGCCTTGACGCCCAGCAGGGCGGTGCCCTTGGCGGCCCAGTCGCGCGAGGAGCCCGAGCCGTACTCCTTGCCGCCCAGCACCACCAGGGGCGTGCCAGCGGCCAGGTAGTTCTGGGCGGCGTCGTACACCGTGGCGACGGGGGCCTCGGCCTGGGTGAAGTCGCGGGTGAAGCCACCCTCGACGCCGGGCACCACCTCGTTGCGGATGCGGATGTTGGCAAACGTGCCGCGAATCATGACCTCGTGGTTGCCGCGGCGAGAGCCGTAGGAGTTGAAGTCGCGCGGCTGCACGCCGTTGGCGAGCAGGTACTTGCCGGCCGGGGTCTCCGGCTTGAAGGAGCCGGCCGGGGAGATGTGGTCGGTGGTGACGGAGTCGCCCAGCTTGAGCAGCACACGCGCACCTTCGATGTCCCGTACCGGCGTGGTCTGCATGCCCATGCCCTCGAAGTAGGGGGGCTTGCGCACGTAGGTGGAGGCGGCGTCCCACGCGAAGGTGTCTCCCTCGGGGGTGTCCAGGCCCTGCCAGTGCTCGTCGCCGGCGAAGACGTCTGAGTAGGAGTCCTCAAACATCTCGCGGTCGATGGCGGTGTCGATGGTGTGCTGCACCTCCTGCGGAGTGGGCCAGATGTCCGCCAGGAACACGTCGTTGCCGTCGGGGTCTTGGCCCAGCGGCTGGGTGGCGAAGTCGAAGTCCATGGTGCCGGCCAGCGCGTAGGCCACCACCAGCGGCGGGGAGGCCAGGTAGTTCATCTTCACGTCGGGGTTGATGCGCCCCTCGAAGTTGCGGTTGCCGGAGAGCACGGCGCACACGGCCAGGTCGTTCTCCCGCACGGCCTCGCTGACGGGGCCGGGCAGCGGGCCGGAGTTGCCGATGCAGGTGGCGCAGCCGTATCCCACCAGGTTGAAGCCGAGCGCGTCCAGGTCACCCCACAGGCCGGCCTTGGTGTAGTAGTCGGTGACCACCTTGGAGCCGGGGGCCATGGAGGTCTTCACCCACGGCTTGGACTTCAGGCCGCGCGCCACGGCGTTGCGGGCCAGCAGGCCGGCGGCCAGCATGACGGACGGGTTGGAGGTGTTGGTGCAGGAGGTGATGGAGGCGATGGCCACGTCGCCGTGGTTCAGGCGCGTGACGGTGCCGTTTTCGAGCGTGACGGGCACGTCCCCGCGCTCGCCCTGCGGCGCGTAGGTGCCGATCGCCTGCGCAAAGGCCTCCTTGGCGGCGGAGAGCTCGATGCGGTCCTGGGGGCGCTTGGGGCCGGCGATGGAGGGCACCACGGTGGACAGGTCCAGCTCCAGGTACTCGGAGAACTTGGGCTCGCGGGACGGGTCGTGCCACAGCCCCTGGGCCTTGGCGTAGGCCTCCACCAGGGCGATGGACTCCTCGGAGCGCCCGGTCAGGCGCAGGTAGCCCAGGGTGACGTCGTCGATGGGGAACATGGCGGCGGTGGAGCCGAACTCGGGGCTCATGTTGCCGATGGTGGCGCGGTTGGCCAGCGGCACGGCGCTGACGCCCTCGCCGTAGAACTCCACGAACTTGCCCACCACGCCGTGCTGGCGCAGCTTCTGGGTGATGGTGAGGACCACGTCGGTGGCGGTGGCGCCGGCGGGGATGGCGCCGGAGAGCTTGAAACCGACCACCTTGGGGATGAGCATGGAGACGGGCTGGCCCAGCATGGCCGCCTCGGCCTCGATGCCGCCCACGCCCCAGCCCAGCACGCCCAGGCCGTTGACCATGGTGGTGTGGGAGTCGGTGCCGACGCAGGTGTCCGGGTAGGCCACCACGGTGCCGTCGGCCTCGGGCTTGGTGAAGACGGTGCGGGCCAGGTACTCGATGTTGACCTGGTGCACGATGCCGGTGCCGGGCGGGACCACGCGGAAGTTGTCGAATGCGCCCTGGCCCCAGCGCAGGAACTGGTAGCGCTCGCCGTTGCGCTCGTATTCGCGCTCCACGTTGCGCTGGAAGGCGTCGGCGGTGCCGAAGACGTCGATCTGCACGGAGTGGTCGATCACCATCTCCGCCGGGGCGAGCGGGTTGATGCGGGTGGGGTCGCCGCCCAGTTCCGCCACGGCCTCGCGCATGGTGGCCAGGTCGACGATGCAGGGCACGCCGGTGAAGTCCTGCATGACCACGCGGGCAGGGGTGAACTGGATTTCGGTGTCCGGCTCTGCGGTCGGGTCCCAGTTGGCCAGGGCCTCGACGTGGGCGCGGGTGACGTTGGCACCGTCCTCGGTGCGCAGCAGGTTCTCTGCGAGCACCTTCAGGCTGTAGGGGAGCTGGTCAAGGCCCGGCACCGCGTCGAGCCGGAAGATCTGGTAGTCCTTCTCCCCTACGGTGAGGGTGGACTTGGCTCCAAAAGAGTTAACGCTCATTAACGCTCCCTTGCTCGGCAACTTCCGCCCACAAGTTACCGGCAGGGCCGTGTTTTCACGCTCATTTCGGGAAAAGTGGCGCGTTTGGGCGGTTTTGTTGGGGCGTTACTTGCCCACCGGTTGGAGCAGCACCATGGATTCCACATGATGCGTGTTAGGAAAAAGGTCCCACGCCCGCAGTTGGGTGGGCCAGTACCCCTCCTGGGTGGCCGCCTCGCAGTCCCGCGCCAGGGCGGCCGGGTCGCAGGCGACCAGCACGATTGCGCGCGCACCGAGCTGGCAAACCGCCCTCATCACGGGGCCGCGAGCGCCCGCCCGCGGCGGGTCCAGGACGACGAGGTCCACCTGGCCGCCCAGTTTGGCGGCGGCCTTCGTGATTCCGGCCGGGTCCACGCTGCCCGACAGCGCGGTGACGGGCAGGCCGTGGCAGTTGCGCCGGGCCGCCCGCACGGCGCGCGGGGAGCCTTCTACGGTGACGACGCTGCCGCCGCCCGCCTTCCTCCCACCGCTACCGGTGGCCACGGCCCGCCCGAGGGCCTGGGAGAACAGGCCGGCCCCGGAGTAGAGCTCCAGGATCCGCTCTCCGGGCTGGGGACGGGCCAGGTCCATCACCCCGGCCACCAGGGCGGCGGGAGCGCCGCGCTGGACCTGCCAGAAGCCGGCCGCGTCCAGCTGGTAGGTCAGTTCCCCCACCGGGCTGTCCACGCGCTCGACCACGGTGGCGGGGGCTTCCTGGCGGTCCGCGGTGTAGAACTTGCCCTCGATGCCCACCAGCACCGGGCTGGCGGAGGGGGCCACGGCCCGCACCCGGTCGCCGGGGCGCCACAGCTTGCGCCACGGCGAGTCGGGCCCGAACAGGCCGAGCTCGCGCAGCTCGGGCACGGCCAGGGGCATGTCGGTCAGCTCCACCAGCTCGTGGCTGGCGTGCCGGTGCATGGCCAGGCGGCCCTCGGCGTTGACCACCGCCTCGATGCGGGTGCGCCCACCCTGACGCTGCTGCCCAACCTGCCGATGCTGCCCGCCCTGGCCGTCCTGCCCGGCCGCAGCCTCCACTGCCTCCACTGCCGAGACGGTCACGGCGCCCACCCGCTGGGCCACGTGCTCGGCCAGGGCCCTGGAGCCGGTGCGGCGCAGGCAGTCGGTGATCACCTCGGCCTTCAGCTCGCGCTGGTAGCCGGGCTCCAGGTGACCGAACTCCGCTCCGCCTACCCCGCCGGGGCCGGCGGCCGGCCAGACGCTCGGGACGCGGTGGACGCTGGGCTCCAGCACCTCGACGGCGTCGGCCTGCCAGTAGCGTCCCCGCTTGGTGACGCGGGCGCGCACCCGTTCCCCCGGGGCGGTGTGGCGCACAAAGACCAGCTGGCCGTCCTCGGTGTGGGCCACGCAGTGGCCGCCGTGGGCGATCGGCCCGATCTCAAGGGCTAGTTCTTCGTTCACTTGCTCTCGCCTTTGCTGGTCGCGTCGGGACCGGGCGCTGCGCTCGCTGCGGTCTGCTCTGCGCCGGAGGTAGGCGCGGCAGCGTCGGCCCCCAACTGCCAGGGCACGGTGGCGATAACCACCTCTTGGCCGGCCAGGGCGCGCTGCAATTTTCCGGTGGTGTAGTTGTAGAGCGGCGCCTCCAGGCGGGTGCGTGGCAGCAGCTCGGGCACGTACACCATCACCAGGTCGTTGGGGTTGCCGGCCCGCACCACGTCCACGTGCTTTTGCACGGCGCGGGCCAGTTCGCCGTCGGGGGCGTCCACGAAGGTCAGGTCCACCGGCAGCTGCTGGGCCTCCCAACGGCGGCGCAGCTGGGCCCCGTCGAATCCGCCGGTCAGCACGCACAGGGCCTGCAGCGTGTGCGGGCGGGCGGCACGGGCGTAGGCGATGGCGCGGTGCGTGGCCAGGGTTAGGTCCGTCAGCAGCACGAAGGCGTGGGTGCGGGGCGGGATGCCGCGCGCGGGGGCGGCACTGGCCTGCTTCAGCTCCGCGTCCGTGAGCTGGTAGGAGCGGGCCACCATGCCCTGGGCCACCCACAGCAGCGCGATCACCGCCACCACCGCCAGGGCGATCAGCGGGCTCCAGGCCACCGAGGCCACCGCCAGCACGCCGCTGAGCACGGCCGCGACGCCCGCCACCAGGCGGGTGAACTTGGCGCGGCGGCGCTCACGCACCACCCCGGAGACGGAAAGGGTGTGGCTGGCAAAGCGCACCAGCGCCCACTTGCCCAGGCAGAAGGACACGGACCAGGACAGCAGGAACACCGCCACCATGGTGCCCACGTCCGCGCGGGCCGCCACCAGCAAGATCGCCGCGCCACCGGAGGCGGCCAGCACGCCAAAGACCTCCGCCAGGCGATTGCCGGCGCGGCGCAGCTGGCGCGGCACCAGCGACTCGCGGCCAAGGCGGCGCATGAACACCGGCAGGCCCTCCAGCGTGGCCACACCGGCCGAGACCAGCACGGCCACCGCCAGGGCGATGATGATCCACACGGGCAGAGAGTTGCCGAAGGCCACCCGGGCCAGGCGCTCGAACAGCGGCTCGTTGTCCCCCGGCTCCAGCAGGCCGGCGCGCACCGCCACGTCCACGCGCCCCGCCATGTAGGCCTGCAGCACGCCCAGGGAGAGCAGCACCACCGAGGTGACGAAACCGACCACGACGGCCGCTATCGAGGCGCGGCGCACCATGCCGCGCGGGGTGAGCAGCTGCAGCAGGCTCACGGCAGCCAGGATCACCAGGGAGATCAGCACCTCCGGCAGGCGCGGGAACAGCGCCCGCACGTACATGCCCGCCACGGCGGCGATCAGCGCGGTGGCGGCGGCGTAGTCCACCACCCGGGCAGAGGTGACGATGCGCAGCGCCCAGTGCGGCAGGTAGATCGCCGCGGCCATCACGTCCCCGCCGGGCAGCCGCATTCTCCGCACCGCCACCAGCACGGCCGCCACCACGGCGAGCACCGCGCCAAAAATCCCCAGGCGCACCGCGAAGAACGGGGTGGCCAGGGCGGCCAGCAAGATGAGCTCCGGCACGAACGTCACGGCGCTCACGATCCGCACCGTGCCTGCCACGGCCCTTATCGCGCCGCCCACGGGTGAGGATGCTTCTTTTTCTGCCACGCGGGCATGTTACGCCACCTGCCCTTGGGGCCGCGTGGGCGCGTGACCGTTAAACTGGGCGGCGTGCACATCGTCATTGTGGGCGCGGGCCGCGTAGGCACCGCGCTGGCCACCCGGCTAGAGGAACAAGGCCACTCCGTTGCGATCATCGACCGCGCCCCGGAGGCCTTCGAGCGGCTCCCGGAGAGCTTCGAGGGCCGGCGGATCACGGGCCTGGGCTTTGACCGCGACACCCTGATTCGCGCCGGAATCGAGCACGCCTACGGGCTGGCCGCAGTGACCAACGGCGACAACTCAAACATCCTGGCCGCGCGCGTGGCCCGCGAGACCTTCAAGGTGGAGCGGGTGGTGGCCCGCATCTACGACCCGCGCCGCGCAGACCTCTACACGCGCCTGGGCATCCCCACCGTCGGCACCGTGCGCTGGACCACCCAGCGCATGGCCCACATGCTGCTGCCCACCGACCTGAGCGTGATCCACCAGGACGCCTCCGGCGAGGTCAGCCTGTGCAACCCGATCGTCTCCTCCGCCTGGATCGGCACGCCGTACGCGCAGATCGAGGAGCGGGTGGGCGGCCGCGTGGCCTACCTGACCCGCGCCGGCGTGACCCGCCTGCCCGGGGGCCGCGACGTCTTCCAGGAGAGCGACGACGTCTTCTTCCTGATACCCACCAGCCAGATCGATAGGGTCACCCGCCTGCTGGGTACCCCGCCGCAGGAGGACTAATGCGCGCAGTGATTGCTGGGGCCGGCTCCGTGGGCCGCACCATCGCCGCAGACCTGATCGCTGCCGGCCACGAGGTCACCCTGGTGGAGAACCGGCCCGGGAAGATGCAGATCTCCACGGTGCCCAGCGCCGAGTGGGTGCTTGGCGACGCGTGCGCGCCCGACGCGCTGGACGAGGCGGACACGGCCTCCTGCGACGTGCTGGTGGCCGCCACCGGGGACGACAAGGCCAACCTGGTCATCTCTTTCCTGGCCAAGACCGAGTTCGGGGTGCCGCGCGTGGTGGCGCGCGTGAACGAGCCGCGCAACGAGTGGCTGTTCGACTCCTCGTGGGGCGTGGACGTGCCCGTCTCCACCCCCCGGATCATGACCAGGATCGTGGAGGAGGCGGTCAGCGCCGGCGAGCTGGTGCGCCTGGGGGCCTTCCAGTCCGGGGCGCAGGTGTATCAGGGCACGCTGCTGCCGGGGGCGGTCAGCGAGGGCAAGCGCCTGATCGAGCTGGAGCTGCCGGCCGACGTTGCCGTCACGGCCGTAGTGCAGGAGGGCCGCCCGGTGCCCGCCCTGGCGGACCAGGTGCTCTCTAGCGGGGACTCACTGCTGCTGGTCATCGGCAAGGCCGCCGGCCCCGACGCCCTTGCCGTCCTGCGCGGCCTCCTTCGCCCAGCCGCTCAGTAGCAGCCAGCTGCCCCACGCGGCCAGCGCGAACAGCGGCAGGCCCAGCAGCAGGTGGAAGACGCCCAGCGTCCCGGTGGAGCCGGACAGGTAGAGGGGAACCTTCACGCCCAGGCGCACCGCGAAGACCGCCACCCACAGCCAGGTGGCCAGCAGGGCGGCCCGCTTGAAACCGGCGGAGGCCGTGCGGTACCAGGAAAGCGGGCGGCCGTGGATGACACCCAGGAACATTCCCAGGATGGGCCAGCCGATCAGGGCGGAGATCGCCACGACACTGCCGTAGGCGGCGTTGATGAGGATGGAGGGCAGGTAGACGTCCTCGGCGCGGCCGGTGCGGTAGGCCCACACCACGCCCACCGCCAGGCCGATGAAGCCGGAGAAGACGCCCTTGAGGGTGGAGCGGCGCACCAGGCGCAGCACCACGAAGACGGCGGTGATAGAGCCGGCGATGGCTAGGGCCAGCCCGATCCGCCCGGTGAGCAGGAAGCAGGCAATGAAGGCCGTGCCGGGGGCCAGGGACTCCAGCACCCCCAACGGTCCACCCACGGCCTCGTTCAGGGAGAAGGACTGCTGCCCCACCTGCCCCAGCAGGCCACCGTTCACCTTGCTAGTCATCTTGGTCCTCCCGCAGCAGGTCGTAACTCGGGTTGAGCATGGCCGGACCGCCCGGGCGGTTGACCACCATGCCGCGCACTCGCATCAGCACACCGGGGCGCACCCCGGGCACGTCGGCCCGCCCGATCCACTCCACGGTCAACGCCCGCTCGCCGTCCAGGAGCACGGCCCGGAATCGCACATCGCCACCATGGGCGGGGTGCGTGACGGAGAAGACGCGGGCCGTGGCCTCCCCGTAGGTGCGCGGCCCGATCGCGCTGGCCGTCACCGAATCTCGGTGATCTCCGGGCCCCGAGCGTCGTTCGGGTCCAGCGACAGGGCGGCGGTGGCGGCGGCCGGGATGCGCGCCGTGGGCGGCTGGAGGGCCAGCACCTTCCGGGGCGGCATGGGCTCGCTGCCGCGATCCACGATGGTGGCAGACAGGATGTTCTCCGCCGGGTTGAGCTTGTTCGGGTCGTGCGGCGCCATCGCCAGGGGCCCGCGGATCATGGCGCGCAGGAACCAGCGCGGCCCCTCCACCCCAATCACGCGGATAGGCACCACGGCCCGCTTGCCGTCCGGGGACTGCACCGGGATCTGGGCGCGGATCTCCTTGCCGAAGCAGGAGGTAACGATCTCTGCACGCCCGCCGTCGGCCACCATCTGGTCGGCCATGGACTCGCGGATCTCCCGCCACAGCCCGCCGGAACGCGGCGCGGCAAAGACCGCCAGGTTCAGGTCGCTGCTGCCGAGCGGATAGCTCACGCCCAGCACGGTCTGCCGGTCCGGCGCCACGTCCAGGCGCAGCGCCACCCCCGGCAGCTGCATGATCTTCAGCGGCCCCATGTCCAGGTAGCCGGGGCGAATCTTTCGCTCGGAGATGTCGTAGGGGCCGTGCTTCTTGTCCGCAGCGGGCTTGTTCACCACTTCGCGGCGCTCCTGCAGCTCCTCAGGCAGTACCTCCTTTTGGAGCGTGACGTCTGCGTCCTTCTTGCGCGTGAACCAACCCATTGCGGCCTCTTTTTTCCGTTTCGCTTCGAATTACTCTGCGCACTCCTGGCACACCGGCTGGCCGTTCTCCTCGAAGGCGAGCTGGCTGCGGTGGTGCACCAAGAAGCACTGGGAGCAGGTGAACTCGTCCACCTGGCGCGGTAGAACGCGCACGGTCAGTTCTTCGTTGGAGAGGTCTGCGCCGGGCAGTTCAAAGCCCTCGGCGGCCTCGGTTTCGTCCTCGTCAACTGACGAGGAACCGGCCTCGTTGCGGCGCGCCTTGAGTTCTTCGAGCGAGTCTTCCGAAACGTCGTCTTCGTTCTTGCGGGGGGCGTCGTAATCAGTGGCCATGATCATCCCTTCCAGTCCAGGCGCGGGCATAGTAGCACTGACGCGAGGCTCGATGCGGGCGATACCGCCACGGCGGGCAGCGTTTGTGTATATTGCCGCGCCGCGCCCTGTGGATAGGGCGGCGCGGGGTGCGGCCCGCCTGGCGCAATGAGCGCGTGGGCGCGCGTGGCGCACCGATTTGGCCCGCAAAGCGTGGCAGTCTGAGGGGGCGCACAGCAGGAGGGAGCAATCTTGATCGAACTGGAGCTGCTGGGAGTAGACAGCACCGGTGACCGTCTGGTGCTCGTGAACGCCGAGGGCGAGCGCTTCACCCTCGAGATCGACGATTCCCTGCGGGCCACCGTGCGCAGGTCCCGCCCCGCCCTGGTCCCCGCGCAGGGGACGGCCATGCGCCCCAAGGAGATTCAGGCGCTGCTGCGCGCCGGCGCCACCCCCGCCGAGGTCGCCGAGGCCTCCGGCATGGCGGTGGAGATGGTAGAGAAGTTCGCCGCCCCCGTGCGCGGCGAGCAGGCCTGGGCCGTGGAGCGGGCGCAGAACTGCCGGGTGGGCCACGACGCCGACGCCCCCACGCTGGGCGACCTGGTGGTGGACCGCTTGGCGGCGCGCGCCGTGGACCCGAGCTCGCTGCAGTGGGACGCTATCCGGCGCGGCAACGAGCCGTGGGAGGTGTTCGTGACCTTCGTGCAGGCCGCCGAGGAGCGCGAGGCCCGCTGGAGCGTTGACCTTTCCACCGGTTCGGTGCGGGGCCTAAACGATCAGGCGCGCTGGCTGACCGAGACCTCCACGCCCGGTCCGCTGCCCGCCGGTCTGCGCGCCCACGCCGCCCAGGCCCACGCCCCCGGCGGCGCCGGCTTGGCGGCCCCGGGCGGGTCTTCCCGCGCGCAGGGCGCTGCCGGTTCGCCCGAGCCGGGGCACGCCACCGTTTCTCACCTGCACTCCCCCGCCCAGGGGGTCTCCCTGGAGCTGTTGGACCAACTGGACCAGGCGCGCGGCAGGCGCGCGGGTGAGACCACGCCTCCGCCGCCGCCCCCACCGCCGGCCGAGCCGCTCGATGCGGCCCGCGTCCTGTCCCTGCCGCGCCGCTCCGAGGAGAGCGCCCTGTCCACCGCGCCGCGACTGGGGGCCGACGTGCCCGCTGGCCTGCCCTCCTACCTGACCGGCGGAGTATCGGCCCGCACCGACAAGACCGAGGCGCACGCCCCCCAGCCTGGCGTCCAGGCGGAGGCTGCCGCCGGGGGCGAGGCCGAGCGCGACGAGCGTGGCAAGGGCCGGGGCGGGCGAGGCCACAAGCGCGGGCAGGTGAGCGCCGAGCCGACCCTCTTCGAGGAGGGGGCGAGCGCAGGGGGCGCGCAGGGAGACGAACCGGGCGGCGCCGACGCCGCCGCAGTGAGCGTCCCGGCGCCCGAGGAGGCGGAGAAGCCCAAGCGGGGCGCGCGGCGCTCGATCCCCACGTGGGATGAGATCGTCTTCGGCTCGCGCCGCTAGCGGGGATCGACCGCCAGCAGGGGGACTTCCAGTTCTGCCCGCGTGAGGCTGCCGTGCACTCCCACCATCGTGGTGGTGCGCGCCCCGACCTCGGCGTGGATGGTGGTGTTGCCGCGCGCGAAGGCGATCACGTCTCCCAGTAGCGGCAGGCGGCGTGCGCTGACCTGCCCGAACAGGCCCAGCTCCACGGCCTCGTGGCGCCCCAGCACCCAGGCGTTCTCCCCCAGCTCCTCGCGCCAGCAGCGTTCCAGCTCCGCCGCGCGCCCGGCCGCAGCGTAGGCGTGCACCACGCGCGGCTCGCCGGCCATGCACTCCAGGTCCCGGCGCATGGCGGGGGTGACGAACACGTGATCGGCGCTACCCGAGTTGATCATGCCGTGGTCTGCGGTGATGAGCAGCAGTGCCTGGGGAGCCTGGGCGGAGAGGTTGGCTAGCACGCGGTCCACGTTCTCCAGCTCGCGCAGCCACTGCGGGCTGCCCCAGCCGTAGTAGTGGCCGGCCTTGTCCACCTCCCCGAAGTAGAGGTAGATCAGGCGCTCTCCCTGCCGCACCAGGCGGGCGGCGGTGCGCCCGCGCTCGGCCATGATGTTCTGGCCGTGGTGGTCGCTGCCGCGCAGCGCCGCCAGCGTCAGCCCGGAGCCCGCGAAGCGGGCGAGCCCGATGCTGGGCAGCCCCCGGCCCGTGGCGCCCCGGTAACGCTCGAAGTGGGTGGGCTGGTCCTGGTAGTCCTGGGGAGCCACCGCGCTGTCGGCGAAGGTGAGCAGGTTCAAGACCTCCCCGGGCGGCGCCGCCGCCCCCGCCACCTCGGGGGCCTGCGCCCGCACCGTGTAGCCCAGCATCCCGGTGCTGCCCCCGGCCGCCCCGGTGCCCAGCAGGGTCAACGCCGCCGCCGTGGTGGAGGGCGCGCACGTGGTCAGCGTCGCCCGCCGGGCCACGTTGCGCAGGAAGGGCACGTGCCCGGAGTACTTGGCCAACTGCTGGCTGCCCAGGCCGTCGATCATCACCACGATCGCCGCCTCGGCCCGCCCCAGGTCCCCCAGCGCCGCCGCTACGGCGCCGGCCCCCGGCAGTTGGTCCGCCCCGGGTAGATCCACCCCAACGGCGCGCGCCGCCGCCGGCAGCACGTCTCCCAGCGCGAAGGAGGGGGCGCCGCGCTCCAGCGAGGTGGCCGGGGCGGCAGCGTCGTCCATCCCGGCAACCGGCTGACCGGCGGGGCGGCGCGCAAACAACTCGCTCACGCCGCTACTCCGCCGCCGCCAACAGGCGCGCCAGCTC encodes the following:
- a CDS encoding potassium channel family protein, coding for MRAVIAGAGSVGRTIAADLIAAGHEVTLVENRPGKMQISTVPSAEWVLGDACAPDALDEADTASCDVLVAATGDDKANLVISFLAKTEFGVPRVVARVNEPRNEWLFDSSWGVDVPVSTPRIMTRIVEEAVSAGELVRLGAFQSGAQVYQGTLLPGAVSEGKRLIELELPADVAVTAVVQEGRPVPALADQVLSSGDSLLLVIGKAAGPDALAVLRGLLRPAAQ
- a CDS encoding DUF3710 domain-containing protein — encoded protein: MGWFTRKKDADVTLQKEVLPEELQERREVVNKPAADKKHGPYDISERKIRPGYLDMGPLKIMQLPGVALRLDVAPDRQTVLGVSYPLGSSDLNLAVFAAPRSGGLWREIRESMADQMVADGGRAEIVTSCFGKEIRAQIPVQSPDGKRAVVPIRVIGVEGPRWFLRAMIRGPLAMAPHDPNKLNPAENILSATIVDRGSEPMPPRKVLALQPPTARIPAAATAALSLDPNDARGPEITEIR
- a CDS encoding DUF3159 domain-containing protein encodes the protein MTSKVNGGLLGQVGQQSFSLNEAVGGPLGVLESLAPGTAFIACFLLTGRIGLALAIAGSITAVFVVLRLVRRSTLKGVFSGFIGLAVGVVWAYRTGRAEDVYLPSILINAAYGSVVAISALIGWPILGMFLGVIHGRPLSWYRTASAGFKRAALLATWLWVAVFAVRLGVKVPLYLSGSTGTLGVFHLLLGLPLFALAAWGSWLLLSGWAKEAAQDGKGVGAGGLADDQQQ
- a CDS encoding alkaline phosphatase family protein — protein: MSELFARRPAGQPVAGMDDAAAPATSLERGAPSFALGDVLPAAARAVGVDLPGADQLPGAGAVAAALGDLGRAEAAIVVMIDGLGSQQLAKYSGHVPFLRNVARRATLTTCAPSTTAAALTLLGTGAAGGSTGMLGYTVRAQAPEVAGAAAPPGEVLNLLTFADSAVAPQDYQDQPTHFERYRGATGRGLPSIGLARFAGSGLTLAALRGSDHHGQNIMAERGRTAARLVRQGERLIYLYFGEVDKAGHYYGWGSPQWLRELENVDRVLANLSAQAPQALLLITADHGMINSGSADHVFVTPAMRRDLECMAGEPRVVHAYAAAGRAAELERCWREELGENAWVLGRHEAVELGLFGQVSARRLPLLGDVIAFARGNTTIHAEVGARTTTMVGVHGSLTRAELEVPLLAVDPR
- a CDS encoding DUF4193 domain-containing protein; protein product: MATDYDAPRKNEDDVSEDSLEELKARRNEAGSSSVDEDETEAAEGFELPGADLSNEELTVRVLPRQVDEFTCSQCFLVHHRSQLAFEENGQPVCQECAE
- the sepH gene encoding septation protein SepH, translated to MIELELLGVDSTGDRLVLVNAEGERFTLEIDDSLRATVRRSRPALVPAQGTAMRPKEIQALLRAGATPAEVAEASGMAVEMVEKFAAPVRGEQAWAVERAQNCRVGHDADAPTLGDLVVDRLAARAVDPSSLQWDAIRRGNEPWEVFVTFVQAAEEREARWSVDLSTGSVRGLNDQARWLTETSTPGPLPAGLRAHAAQAHAPGGAGLAAPGGSSRAQGAAGSPEPGHATVSHLHSPAQGVSLELLDQLDQARGRRAGETTPPPPPPPPAEPLDAARVLSLPRRSEESALSTAPRLGADVPAGLPSYLTGGVSARTDKTEAHAPQPGVQAEAAAGGEAERDERGKGRGGRGHKRGQVSAEPTLFEEGASAGGAQGDEPGGADAAAVSVPAPEEAEKPKRGARRSIPTWDEIVFGSRR
- a CDS encoding potassium channel family protein codes for the protein MHIVIVGAGRVGTALATRLEEQGHSVAIIDRAPEAFERLPESFEGRRITGLGFDRDTLIRAGIEHAYGLAAVTNGDNSNILAARVARETFKVERVVARIYDPRRADLYTRLGIPTVGTVRWTTQRMAHMLLPTDLSVIHQDASGEVSLCNPIVSSAWIGTPYAQIEERVGGRVAYLTRAGVTRLPGGRDVFQESDDVFFLIPTSQIDRVTRLLGTPPQED